The following are encoded in a window of Maylandia zebra isolate NMK-2024a linkage group LG5, Mzebra_GT3a, whole genome shotgun sequence genomic DNA:
- the si:ch211-161c3.6 gene encoding uncharacterized protein si:ch211-161c3.6: MSNSGTKEPSPQPSTAQSPPEPQRRGRGRPRKQQQEPVGPPTPKRPRGRPKGSKNKGPRTALKKVEPIGEKRPRGRPRKWPQKVVLEVTEEQQGASEEAEEGPSSSQAAAQEEGE, translated from the exons ATGAGTAACAGTGGGACCAAAGAGCCATCTCCTCAGCCAAGCACTGCCCAGTCACCTCCTGAGCCTCAGCGTAGGGGCAGAGGTCGACCAAGGAAACAGCAGCAG GAGCCTGTTGGACCACCAACTCCAAAGCGGCCAAGAGGACGACCAAAAGGCAGCAAAAACAAAGGCCCCAGAACTGCACTGAAG AAAGTAGAGCCCATTGGAGAGAAGCGACCACGTGGGCGACCAAGGAAATGG CCCCAGAAAGTAGTGCTAGAAGTAACTGAAGAACAGCAG GGCGCTTCAGAAGAGGCTGAGGAGGGTCCCTCGTCATCTCAGGCGGCAGCACAGGAGGAAGGGGAGTAG